The segment TAAATTTATCTtgcaaaatgatacattcatcttttgacatAACAAGTTCATGCTCTAAAGACTCGATTTTTAATTTCTTATCCTCAAAACGTAATCTAAGACGGCTTAATTCACAATCTTTAttctcactggcttctatggctgactcataggctttatagatAATATTCATATCTGTTTGAATCTGGTTCAAGTAAGGTTCACATAAagtcaaatcaaaattattatcataGATCATGGATTTTACTTGTTGAACAATGCTTCGTCCTGGTGGGTCATTGgtagccatgtagcagtagttggGTTCATCATGATCTTCTTCATTTTCGGAACCAGAAGACCAATAACCTTCATCACATACCACGGTTTTTCTGGCCATTAAACACATGTTTCTTCCAGTTactacatcatcatcatcatctcccgACGACCAGTATCCTTCGACATCTCTTGAAACAGTAGTAACAAATGCTTTCTCGCTTTCAGCCAATTCTTGTGCTTTTCGGACATAGTAAGCTGAGTCTTTGATTTTTGGTTTTTGAGGTGCATCAGCAagacaatctttggcaaagtgtttTGCATGACCACATTTGTGACACAGGATTTTTGGCTTTTCTGAGTTGAGATTTTTAGAGGATTTCGGGGTCGAATGTGGTTTAGTGAGGTTAGGCTCGTATTTCTGAGGGTTTTCGGATGTTTGTTTTGGTTCCGACGAAGTATATGGTTGAGGATGGTTTTGATGAGGAGTGTTGAATCTATTTTGATAAGATTTGTAAGAAGAATTGAAAGGTCGTTTGTATTTCATGGAAAGTAAGGCAAATTCTTGTTGGAAACGGAGTTCAGAATTTAAGGTTTCAAAATCACTATTAGGATAGTTGTGAGTTGGAAGTGAAGTTGGGGATTGCTGAGGTAGTGGAACCATAGGTTTGTAAGGTTCCGGAGCAAGTGTGTTCGGAATGATTGATTCAGAAGAGCTGACTAGAGTAAGTGGTCCTCCAGAAAGTTCTCTAATGGTTTGAGCAACGTTTGATTCATGTCCTTGAAGCTCATCAAAAAGTTGATAgagtttcaatttttttaaggaaACATTGCTTTGAAGGCAGGACTTAACATTTCCCCATCCCTTACCAAGACTGTTAATGAACTTGAGATTATACTCGAGAGGAGTTCGAACAATCCTGTGAGCTGTCATGTTGTTAACAATGATTCGGTATCGGTTGGAGGCTGAGGCTACAGATTCACCTGGAGTGGTAGTGAAGGTGTCAAAGTCATTAACAACTGAGGTGAGACGCTTATCCTTCATGTTTTCTGAACCTTCAATCAGATCTAGTAGAGTGTCCCAAATTTCTTTGGCCAATTTGCATAACTTAATGTGCTCAAAGAGTGatggaggaacaccaaacaccattttagAGAAGGCGATTTGATCAGCATGCAGTTTCTCAATATCATCTGCAGTTAGAGGAGTTGGCCGAACTTCATCTTTTCTCATGAGTTGAGCAGCTGCATCTCTTACAACTGTTCTTATAGGAACATGAGGACCATGTGTAACGAATCTCCAGATTTGTTCACCTTTCTCTTTGGCtagtaaaaatctttccattctaactttccagtgatcatattcttccaaAACTAGCAATGGGGCACGTGTAGGGCCACCAACGCTATTTgcgatttgcattgaaatcatttATTGAGGATTTGAAGTAGCCATTGAAATCAAGATATCTTAGAGCTttagtggtatatagaagaacttttatccttaacaCAGAAATGGTTGAATTTCCAAGGAAGATTCAAACCAACGATAatctgatcttatggattcaaaggacaaccacttgagctctgataccaattgttagatcAAGATCTTTGcgtagggacaaggtttgaaaactcaaaccttgagtgaatgcttgagatcaatgtctgcttaatAATGGATGTTCAAGTCAAgactggaaagaccagtcaagtcttagataatcaattcaacaaatgatcaagacattAAATGAGAACAATTAAATAGTGATCAAAGTAAAGTTGATaaatgaggaacaagaagaatgttataAATATGATAAGGAATAAAATGCCAAAGTAAGAGTGAAAGATTCGTAGTTGAATTGTATTGAaagctcctatttataggagactaAGTTACAACGAATTAACCTTGATGTTTACATAAGACCGGACAAAAGACATAAgcctgacattctgattgtcctAAACAACTttagactaagtcctatgaaacatCACATCAAAATACAAGACAAGATTAATAAATACATAACACACAAAATGACTTCATTCCGGACTAGTGATGTTCCGGAGATGAAGCTTTGTTTCGGATCGATGACTATTCCGGACAAAAGGATCAGTTCCGGAATgagctcttgaatttcttcactcCCTTTAACCAGCTCCGGACAGCTTCTGGATCATATCCATCTTCAGAATCAGCAACCTTCGGAATATgtacttaggattgctagaggttcactttcaggttccaacgaCTGGACAAGGGCGTTAGACCCGACATGATCGAGGACGCTGATTGGATAATCATGCTCGTTAATCTATCAGAGCCAACAATTGGTTAAGGCGGTAATGCTCTAAGCGTCTTCCTTGTCGCCTGAGGCCGTTATATTTGTCTCGGAGTAGAAGGCGTCCCTGGAAGGACCGTGCATTCTCCACAAGCGCCCTGCTCTTAGAGGTGCCAACGGGCGCTAGACTCCGTTGGGCCTGGTCCGCTAGGCATGACATGCCTTGGGGCATTCTCTGGTGCGTCTACGCGCGACTTATTTGTTTGTACCAGGGAATGTCATCAAGTTCCCTAGTCCAGTAGTCATAGCGTTGCTAGACCAGCTATGATGTTTTGGGCTTAACTGCTCGGTACATGCGTCGAGCTCTGATTCGGTCGTTTGTTCGGTTTTTATGGCAACGTGACTGCCCATTATGACAATTGGTTACATCATCACGTTAGGGATTTTGAATATCCCACATTTCCTTATTCTTTATAAGGTCAAGGGGGCTCTTTATTCACACCACTTTTTCCTCCTATTTCTTCATCTACTTCAACTAGGGCATTCTTCTTGGTTCCATGGCTACTCAATCCGGTACCATTACATCTGAAGTTGAGTTCAAGCTCCTTATCGATGCTTATGGCCTTTCACCGGCTGACAGAGTAGAGTTCCTGTTTCCTGATTCGATGATCTTATATCCTCCCCCAGGCAAGGTGGGTGTTTATCTGAAAACCCTCGACGTTGGTATGCGTCTTCCCTATACTGATTTCATGTGGAGCTTTTGCAAAAGAATGGTTGTAGTATCCAAATGCTCACTCCAAATGTTGTTAACAAAGTGGTGGCATTTGAGATGATTTATCGGGTCAATGGGGTGCTCCCTGACTGCTTTGTCTTTAAGTTCTTCTTTAGATTATGCGCTACAGGTGACAAATATATGTTCTATGTTCGACAAGGAGGGTACACCTTGGttcatgattgaaagaccccgaAGAACTGGCAAGATAAATGGTTGTGGGTCAACCAGGATCGTGTCGGCCGCAGGCGATATTGGGCAAACAAATTTGTCGATGTTACTCCTAAGCTATACCCTCACAACCAGGCTATTATTGATCTTCTAAACACCATTCAAGTTGTGTCTGAGGAGTAGTTGGAGGTTATGCTTACCGGTGTTGGGTTGAGCCCCTCTTGGAGGCGTTGGGGGGAAGATGCCCATCTTTTACACTGTTACTGATGGTGGGTAGTTCTGCTTTCTTTCCTTACTATTCTACCTCCCCCTCCTCCCCCCTTTTTCTGAGAAGAGAAAAAGAAGGATTCGTGTTTGGAAATGGTGATTTTGTGAAACATCCgaaaaataataacataaaattttCGTTTATCAAATAAATATATCGTTAATATATATGATTTCCATAAAACCATGGTAATTAAGATTTAACAAAAcattataaaatcagagtaaatcacagaatgcaaaaaacatgtggtgtgtgccctGCAACCATCCCGATCTCTTCCGTTTGAAAAcctaagtacctgaaacataaactgaaaaccgtaagcacaaagcttagtgagttccccaagataccacataccatacatgacTTATCACCATCGGGCCCCACCCAGcaagcatacaaacacatacacatgcaagagtgaTACATACATCTAACACTCTACATAGCaaaacatgggccgacattggtgcctttgaccctctaaacatagtgaggaaaactcacctcacattgcCGAATTGTTCAGATAATTCCTAGTTGCTGGCTTGATagatctgttggaatagtgtctaaggctgcaactatattaggcaagtatttaacccggttgtgcatggtccttttgggttgccttcaccatagcaacttgataggatgatttattaagagagagtaaatattattaatatattataagaataatataatgaataatatatttgttatttgattaatataagtcatagaattaattagaattaatttggtgacttaaagagattaattaaataaaggggtataaactgtcaattgtttgatagttaagctttagactgtaaatccattaggatatgcctTGGACGAATCCTAAGAGCTtttggatagctaaaatcgtccatatgcttatctatggaatggatttggatagccttaagagaagattatccaattagggtttaggttgtaacccttaaggagtctacaagtataaatagaccccatggcatagggaattcgacacctctgattaagtaagagaaccctggtcgaaattcctccctctcctctctcctaaatcattcctCTTgctgttggtgtttgtaagccattagaggagtgacatttgtgactctagaagctccaagacctcaagatcaacaaggaactcaaaggtatgattctagatctgtttcaatgttgttatttaacctaattagtaattagaagtcttggattcaaagcatgtttattagaaagcctagatccaagcattagggttttgcatgcgcacataggaaagttcttatggctaaaacccatcagtggtatcagagcctagcttggttttctttaaattgttgcttgattaactgaaacaaacctgcaaaattcgatttttaggtttctgagtcactgactcggcgagtcccaaggtggattcggcgagtaggcctgactcggcgagtccccttgtgcactcggcgagtcgaggcgtcaggaatgaccagattcgggatttctttgtgtttgtcttatggaaacttaccttaatcataatagatcaacctaaatccgattttatgatatatatgactattatcttgatctagaaaaagatatttatcaactaattaaatatttaatttccttatatgataattaattaattattttaactattttggtaattatctttcaaagaaatcttgaataaatcaaatatagataattaggatattaattgttaattggaattatttgttatttgatcctccatgttttaaatgtttaaaacctaccctcatgttttgaaatttacttttgtgattaaaagttttaatttagacaacttaaatttcaaaccctagattttaaaagttttaaaatacaaccctatactaatatgatattactagaataatatatatatgtataactaaatgctagtcttaccgttagtaggcctcattcacgaagccgatctataaggtgggtataaggttgcggcctataaaatggcgcttaatgggtgtacactcacacctaccgattgcttgattggtggagggtcgttagccgaacgggtaggatagggcaacctcatcctctcattaaaag is part of the Lactuca sativa cultivar Salinas chromosome 7, Lsat_Salinas_v11, whole genome shotgun sequence genome and harbors:
- the LOC128127334 gene encoding uncharacterized protein LOC128127334 → MISMQIANSVGGPTRAPLLVLEEYDHWKVRMERFLLAKEKGEQIWRFVTHGPHVPIRTVVRDAAAQLMRKDEVRPTPLTADDIEKLHADQIAFSKMVFGVPPSLFEHIKLCKLAKEIWDTLLDLIEGSENMKDKRLTSVVNDFDTFTTTPGESVASASNRYRIIVNNMTAHRIVRTPLEYNLKFINSLGKGWGNVKSCLQSNVSLKKLKLYQLFDELQGHESNVAQTIRELSGGPLTLVSSSESIIPNTLAPEPYKPMVPLPQQSPTSLPTHNYPNSDFETLNSELRFQQEFALLSMKYKRPFNSSYKSYQNRFNTPHQNHPQPYTSSEPKQTSENPQKYEPNLTKPHSTPKSSKNLNSEKPKILCHKCGHAKHFAKDCLADAPQKPKIKDSAYYVRKAQELAESEKAFVTTVSRDVEGYWSSGDDDDDVVTGRNMCLMARKTVVCDEGYWSSGSENEEDHDEPNYCYMATNDPPGRSIVQQVKSMIYDNNFDLTLCEPYLNQIQTDMNIIYKAYESAIEASENKDCELSRLRLRFEDKKLKIESLEHELVMSKDECIILQDKFKFTYFE